The Candidozyma auris chromosome 1, complete sequence genome includes a region encoding these proteins:
- the TFS1 gene encoding Tfs1p: MNLMTISQSLDEAYNKHSIIPDVVDKFDTQGLLTIEYSKEHHVTLGNTLKVADTQHVPTIQFTLNSPNQEKELQVNEEDKFTLVLTDPDAPTRGDKKWSEYAHWIVTDLPLNTNNAESEESLSTVLDISKGKELLSYVGPAPPEKTGKHRYVFLLYKQDPKANLVTPPDRPTWGTNVPGSGVRDYFKKHGGNSQLLAVNFFFAQNEVQE; the protein is encoded by the coding sequence ATGAATTTGATGACAATTTCTCAATCCTTGGACGAAGCCTACAACAAACATTCCATCATCCCCGATGTCGTCGACAAATTCGACACTCAGGGTTTGTTAACTATTGAGTACTCGAAAGAACACCATGTCACTTTGGGCAACACATTGAAAGTGGCGGACACTCAGCATGTTCCAACCATTCAATTCACATTGAACTCACCAAACCAAGAGAAGGAATTGCAGGTTAACGAGGAGGACAAATTCACTTTGGTGTTGACCGATCCGGATGCTCCAACTAGAGGTGATAAGAAATGGTCGGAATACGCCCACTGGATTGTCACAGACTTGCCATTGAACACAAACAACGCTGAGTCTGAGGAGTCCTTGTCTACAGTGTTGGATATTAGTAAGGGTAAAGAGCTCTTGAGCTACGTTGGCCCAGCGCCACCTGAGAAGACAGGAAAGCACAGATATGTTTTCTTATTGTACAAGCAGGATCCCAAGGCCAATTTGGTCACACCACCTGACAGACCAACCTGGGGAACCAATGTGCCTGGCTCTGGAGTCAGAGACTATTTCAAAAAACACGGCGGCAACTCACAATTGTTGGccgtcaacttcttctttgctcaGAACGAAGTCCAGGAGTAG
- a CDS encoding U4/U6-U5 snRNP complex subunit DIB1, producing the protein MSSIFIPHLRTGWHVDQAILSEDERLVIIRFGKDYDRSCMIMDEILYGIAEKVKNFAAIYVCDIEQVPDFNEMYELYDPCTVMFFYRNKHMMCDFGTGNNNKLNFLIDNKQDMIDIIETIYRGAIKGKGLVVSPKDYSSARLR; encoded by the coding sequence ATGAGTTCGATTTTCATTCCGCATCTTCGAACAGGTTGGCATGTTGACCAGGCCATTTTATCAGAGGATGAAAGGCTTGTGATCATCCGGTTTGGTAAAGACTATGACCGCCTGTGCATGATCATGGATGAGATTCTTTACGGGATAGCAGAGAAGGTCAAGAACTTTGCTGCTATCTATGTCTGTGATATTGAGCAAGTTCCTGACTTCAACGAAATGTATGAGCTCTACGATCCTTGTACAGTTATGTTCTTCTATCGCAACAAGCATATGATGTGTGACTTTGGCAccggcaacaacaacaagctcaatttCCTTATAGACAATAAACAAGATATGATTGATATCATTGAGACGATTTACAGGGGTGCTATCAAGGGTAAGGGCTTAGTTGTTAGTCCGAAGGACTACAGCTCCGCGAGATTACGGTGA